Sequence from the Nocardia cyriacigeorgica GUH-2 genome:
TGGTTCCCCGACGTGCCCCGCTGGATCTGGGTGCTATCGATCATCTTCTTCATCGGCGCGATCAACCTGCTGCACGTCAAGGTGTTCGGCGAGGTCGAATTCTGGTTCAGCCTGGTCAAGATCGTCGCCATCGTGGCCATGATCGCCGGCGGCATCGCCATCCTGATCTTCGGTTTCGGCGTCCACGACACCAGCACCGGCGTGTCCCATCTGTGGGCCGAAGGCGGGTTCTTCCCCGAAGGGTTCGGTGGTTTCGTCGCCTGCTTCGCGATCGTGATGTTCGCCTTCGGTGGTACCGAGATCATTGGAATCACCGCAGGTGAAGCCGAGAATCCGGAGCGCACGATCCCGCGCGCGATCAATACCGTCCCGGTCCGGATCATCCTGTTCTATGTGCTGACGCTCGCCGTCATCATGGCCATCAACCCGTGGCAGACCATCAGCGGTGAAAGCAGCCCGTTCGTTCAGATCTTCCAGGGCCTCGGCATCGGCCCGGCCGCCACCGTGCTCAATATCGTGGTGATCACCGCGGCGCTGTCGGCCATCAACAGCGATATCTTCGGCGCGGGCCGGATGATGTTCGGCATGGCCCAGCGCGGTCAGGCGCCCGCGGTGATGAAGCAGGTCTCCCGCAATGGCGTGCCCTGGATGACGGTGGTCATCATGACCGTCACGCTGCTGGTCGGCGTGCTGCTCAACTACCTGATCCCGGACAAGGTGTTCCTGGTCATCGCCTCGATCGCCACCTTCGCGACCATTTTCGTCTGGTTGATGATCCTGCTTTCGCACTACCGCTCGCGCCGCCGGATGAGCGCCGAAGAAGTCGCGGAGCTGAAGTTCCCGGTGCCGTTCTGGCCCTACGGGCAGCTGATCACCATCGGGTTCCTGGTGTTCGTCATCGGCGTGATCGCCTTCGACACCGACAGCCGGGTCGCGCTGGTCGTCGGCGTGGTGTGGCTGGTGCTGCTGTTCATCGCGTATCGCCGCTGGGTACGCCCGGAGCCCGAGCAGGAAGGCGTCCCGGTCGCCGAACCGGTGACCGAGCCCGCCTGATTTTCGTCCTACTACCTATTTCGGAACGGAGAACAATTGTGAGTATGGAGACCTTGCGACGCACCGAGCGGGCAGCGGGCGATATCGCCGAGGCGGTCGTCGTCGGCGTCGGTCCTGTCGCGGCCGAGGACGTGGTGCGGGTCGCCAGGCACGGCGCCCCGGTGCGGCTGTCGGAGGACGCGCTGGCCGCCCTCGCCGAAAGCCGCAAGCGGATCGAGGCGCTGGCTGCCGACCCCAAGCCCGTCTACGGCGTGTCCACCGGGTTCGGTGCTCTCGCGGTCCGTCATATCCCGCTCGAGCTGCGTAAGCAGTTGCAGCGCAGCCTGGTCCGTTCACATGCCGCCGGTTCCGGTCCCGAGGTGGAGCGTGAGGTGGTGCGCGCGCTGATGCTGCTGCGCCTGTCCACGCTGGCCACCGGTCGCACGGGTGTGCGTCCGCAGGTTGCGCAGGTCTACGCCGATCTGCTGTCGGCGGGCATCACGCCGGTGGTGCACGAATTCGGCAGCCTCGGCTGCTCCGGTGACCTGGCGCCGCTGTCGCACGTCGCGCTCGCGGCGATCGGCGAGGGCACCGTGCGCGATGCCGACGGTGCGCTCATGCCCGCCGCGCAGGCGCTGGCCGCCGCGGGCATCGAGCCGGTCGAACTCGAGGAGAAAGAGGGCCTCGCGCTGATCAACGGCACCGACGGCATGCTCGGCATGCTGGTGCTGGCCTGCCACGACCTGCGCAAACTGCTCCAGCTAGCGGACGTGACCGCCTCGATGAGCGTGGAGGGCCTGCTCGGCACCGACAAGGTCTTCGCCGCGGATCTGCAAGCCCTGCGCCCGCAGCCCGGCCAGGCCGTCGCCGCCGCGAATATGACCCGCCTGCTGGCGAATTCCCCCATCGTCGCCAGCCACGCCACCCCCGACTGCACCGTCGTCCAGGATGCCTACTCCCTGCGCTGCGCCCCCCAGGTCGCCGGCGGCGCCCGCGACACCCTCGCCCACGCCGAACGCGTCGCCGCCTGCGAACTCGCCAGCGCCGTCGACAACCCGGTCGTCACCCTCGATGGCCGAGTCGAATCCAACGGCAATTTCCACGGCGCCCCCGTCGCCTACGTCCTCGACTTCCTCGCCATCGTCGTCGCCGACGTAGCCAGCATCAGCGAACGCCGCACCGACCGCTTCCTCGACAAGGCCCGCAACCACGGCCTGCCCCCCTTCCTCGCCGACGACCCCGGCGTAGACAGCGGCCACATGATCGCCCAGTACACCCAGGCGGCCATCGTGTCGGAGCTGAAGCGCCTGGCGGCTCCCGCCAGCGTCGACTCGATCCCGTCATCGGCGATGCAGGAAGACCATGTGTCGATGGGCTGGTCGGCGGCGCGCAAGCTGCGTCGTGCGCTCGACGGGCTCACTCGGGTGCTGGCCATCGAGGCACTGACCGCCGCCCGCGCGTTGGACCTGCGCGCCCCACTCGAGCCGTCGCCCGCCACGGGCGCCGTGCGCGCGGTGCTGCGCGAGCACGTCGAGGGACCCGGCCCCGACCGTCACTTGTCGCCGGAGATCGAAAAGGCCGTGGCGCTGGCCGCCTCCGGCGCGCTGCTCGCGGGCGCGGAGTCGGTGATCGGTCCGCTGGACTGAGTTACGTCCCGGAGCGCCGGATGATTTCGATGTCCCTGCCGTTCACGAGCGGCAGGGACATCGCGCAAATGGCCTCAGCGACTTCCGGCAGAACTTTGTGCTTCGACGAAGTCGACCGGAACGGGCGTCGAGCAGGATGCTCTGGTCGGATTCACTCACGGTCAGGGAACTCCTGATCGACCATCGCGTCCATGTCGGCGCGCCATTCGGCATAGTCGATCTCGGGCAGACAAGCGCTGGTGCGGGCGAGGTCGGCCACGGGAACGAAGCCACGCGCACCGCGGGATCTCCTCCGCACGGACTTCGCTCGGAATTCGTACTCCCCCTGGGGAACGTCATCGATATCGACGTCGACCGGCATCCCCTCGGCGATGGTGTTGATGCTTTCGCCGTGTACCGCCGACAGGTGAAACCAGGCGAGCCTGCCGTCGTCGGTCTTGACGACGCCGGTGCCGTTGCGCGGCTTCCACCGCCAGATGATCCCAGCTACCACTCTCGTCGCCCCCTCATCGATGTGCCGGTCGCATCTATCCTCACCCGGAACCGGCAGGCCATCAAAGTTCGTCATCTCGGCGCAGCCCCTCCAACAACTCCTCGAGCGTTCGCCGTTCACTAGGCATCCCATACGGATCCAGCGTCGACCAGGTGCCGTCATCCCAGTGAACCCACCCACACAGCTCGTCCTCGGGATCGGTCACCGCACATACCGCTCGGCCCGCTGATCAGGCGTGATCGCCCCCACCGCAACCAGCGTCCGATACGCATCCCGCTTATGCGGACAACTCTCGATACTGCACCTGCGATGCGACTGCATCACCCCATGTGCCATCCGCACCGACATCCGAGGTGCTCGCTCGGTGATCGGGGGTTCATCCTCGCTGAAGGTGTAGGGCAACACGTAGATCAGGCCGAGCAGCAGCACGGCGACCGAACCGGCCACGGCGAATGCGGCGATGTAGTCCGACATCGAACCCCCTGCGGTTGTTGGTTGTTGGGAACCGCCCGGCGCCGAGGAATGAGGGGCACGCACCCGGCGCCGGGGGCTGGTTCAACAGTCGCCTTTCGGGGCTATCGCTGGTAGTCGACTGCGGGATACCGTGGGCTACTGCGGTATATCCGCGTGCGACGGATCTCCCTCGAGGGGGTAGGAGATTGGTTATGCAGGTGAGGTGGACAGGCGCGGAGGCGACGGCACTGCGACTTGCGCTGGATGTCTCCCAAAGACGATTCGCGGAGCGGTCGGGTGTGGCTGTCGCCACCGTGAAGAAGTGGGCTGCGCGTGGTGCATGGCTGACTTTGTCGCCCGAGTGCGCGGCGATTATGGACACGATGCTGGCGCGGGCGACGGATACCCAACGGGCGGCCTTCCTGACGTTGAGTGGGCGAGCCCCCGGACACAATGTCGGTGCGGTGGCGTGGCTTGGAAGCGAGACTGCCGACTGCATCACACAGGCTGGTGAACTGACCCTGAAGGACTTGACGATGGACCGACGTCAGGCTGCGCGAACGCTTCTCGGTGTGGCACTAGGCGCGAACTTGATCGACAGCCTCGACCGTTGGCTATACACCGATCATCGTGGCATCGAGCACACCAGCGCGTCTGTCGGACTGCAAGAGGTCGAAGAACTCGAGGCAGCCGCGCGGGCCTTTCGCGATTGGGACGACCAGTTCGGCGGTGGGCTACGCCGCAAGGCGGTCGTCGGACAGCTGTCCGAAGTTACCGACTTGGTCCGCGAAGGCCAGCCACCAGAAGTCGACCGGCGTCTACGATCGGTGATGGCTCAGCTGGCTGAGACCGCCGCGACCATGTCGTGGGACTCGGGCCAACAGAGCACTGCCCAGCAGTATTACGTGCTCGCTGCACGCGCCGCGAGCAGCGCCGATGATCCCGCTTTCTGCGCGAATGCTCTCGCTGGGATGGGCCGCCAACTGCTATCTCTGGAGGGCACGACTGGAGCCGGTGAGGCACTGGAGCTGATCCGGCTCGGCCTCGAACGAGGCGCGAACCGACTCACCCCTGCCGTCGAGTCCATGCTCCACACGCGGGAGGCGTGGGCGTACGCGCAGCTGGGTCGCCCGTCGGCGTTCCGTCGAGCGTGCGAGAAGGCCGTCGAACGGCACGCAGATGTCCGACCAGACGTCGAACCGTTTTGGGTCGAGTACTTCGACCGAGCTGAACTATTCGGAACGGTCGGCGGCCGACTTCTCGAATTGGCCCGCAGAACGCCGAGCTTCGCATCCGAGGCGGCCGAGCAGATCACGACTGCGGTCGAACTGCGCCGCCCGGACCGGCTCCGCAGCGCCGCCCTCGATCAGCTTGGCCTTGCCGAGGCTCGGCTGATCCAGGGCGAGCTCGAAGAGGGGTGCCGGGTCGGCCATGATGCGCTGGCGGTCGTCGAGCGGACGCGATCAGACCGAGTCAGAGTGAAGGCCACTAAAGTTCTCGCCCGGACCGAGCGAGTCAAGGGTGTCGGCGTCGTCGCCGAATTCCGCGACCGGCTGCGTCCCCTGGTCGCCACGTAGGGAAGGAGCGCTGTTGCGCGTCGCTGTCACCGGCCATATGAACATCACCCCGGACACGGGAAAGTTGGTCTACGACCGAATCGTTCAAGTCTTGTCCGGGTACGACGACCTCATCGGCGTCAGCTGCATCGCACGAGGCGCGGATTCGGTTTTCGCCCAGGCCATCGTTGATTGCGGTGGACGGCTCGAAGTAGTGCTGCCCTCGCGGAACTATCGCGAGCGCAAGGTCAAACCGGATCACGCCGAACTGTTCGACAGTCTCTTGGCGCGAGCCGACACCGTGCACGTCATGGACTTCGACGCCGCCGGCCGCGAGGCATACGAAGCAGCCAACGCACAACTGCTCATCGGCGCAGACCAGCTGATCGCGGTGTGGGACGGGAAGGTCAGCGAACGCGGCGGCACTGGAACCGTCGTCGACCTAGCTCGGGAAGCCGGTGTACCTGTCGAGATCGTGTGGCCCGAAGGATCCGAACGGGACTGATTCATATGTGGATTGGCGCCCACAGGGAGCAGCAGTCGCTAGTGGCACATGGCAGTGGCAACCGTCGAGCATACTTTCAGGCTGGGGCCACTCGCGCAGAAGGACTCAGAATTAGCGCCTCACGCCGAACACCGCACGGTCGATTCCGCGGGGGTATCGAATGTTGGCCTGAATCCAGATCGCCACAGATAGACCGCTCACTTGCCAAGCGGCGCCACCAGCACATTCCTACGAGGGTTCCGGCTGCACGCCATCTTCGTACACGCCGAACGTGGTGCACATGGTCGGCGGACACGCGAGTTCCGCCCCGCTAGTCGCAGTCGCGGTCCCGCGGGTGGGGCAAAGGTCTAGTCTGTACGGGTTGACCGCCAAGCGCTGTCTCCCCCTTGAGCTTAGCTTCGTTTGATGTGCCGTTCACTGTGTTCCCGCTTTAGAAAGACGTGCAGCGTGAAGGTTTTGGGTGTCGTGGTCTCCGCCGGTGTTCTCTACTACGGGGCACTGGATGCGTCTGTGGGTACCGCAGCATTCAGGGCAACCGCCGGGGCTCCCGGTCGTCTGGTTCCCGCAGCTGGCCTGGCAGGCGCAAACCGGTTGGCGGACACGTTCTTGAGGATCACTCAGGACATCCGAGTCCTGGAGCCAGACGCTGTTGTCCTCGTCGGAACACGTAAGCACAGCCAGTGGAAGTACCGAGACGCGGTTGAACGCATCTCCCTGATCTCGGCCCTCATTCTGTCCTGCACTCAATTGGATGTGAGATATGAGGAGTTGACCACTGAGCGGATCGGCAAGGCGCTCGGTATCCCGCCTGCTTCTTTGGACTCATTCCGTCACGAAAGGATTGGAATGTTACAAAAGCCGCCGTATTGGGCGTCGGGGCGAGCAATCGCGTTCGCTGCAGCAATGGCGTATATCACAAACGGATCTGAAGGCTGACGGTCTGTGTCGCGATGATGAAGGAGACGGGCTAGTGAATCAGAGCGAAAGACAGCTCACGCTCAATTACGAGTGCCTTCACAGCATGCCCAGTGGATTGCGGGAGGTTCGCGTCTGGTGGGATCCCGTCTTGGAGAACTGGCTCGTCGGTAAACGTATCGACCTGTCGGAAGTGCATGACGGTGCAGATCTTGTCGAGCCACGCGTGATGGAGATGATCGATCACCCCAACGTGGTTAAGGTGCGATCTGTCGCGACGGTGGCAGGCTTTCCGGCGCCCATGCGGGTGGTCGAAGTGTTGATGCCCTACTATGAAAAGGGCAGCATTACAGATGCTCTCGATGCGGACGAACACTTCACCGTTGGACAGGCCATGCGCATCATTCGAGCGGCGCTACAGGGGCTCGCAGAAATGCATGAGCGCTATGGCATCCTGCACCGTGACGTGAAGAGTCCCAATCTTTTCCTCACCGGCGATGCGCAGACCGTAAAGATCGGAGACTTGGGCCTGGCCGGGGCGATGGACGAATCTGGCAGAGCGCCTTGTGTAAATGCTCCGCAGCTGTATGCTCCACCCGAACTGCTCACAGGTGGAGGCCTCACTCGGGCGGCCGACTTGTACTCATTGGGCGTTGTCCTGCTCGAACTGCTCCGCGGCAAGTTCGATTACGACTCCTACTCGAAGACGCACACTGTAGATTCTCTGCTCAAGGGGCAATCACCGCTGCGTGCCGAGGATTTGTCCTTGCCCGTTTGGGTGTGTCGGTCTCTACGCAAGATCGTTCAGAAAGCCATGGATCCGGAGCCGTCGCGCCGCTTTCAATCGGCCCGTGAGATGAGCGACCAGATCGCCCGTGTCAAGAGCGCTGACTGGCAGCAAACGGCGTCTGAAACCTGGGAAGCACCATTCCTCGGCAACGGCCGGGTACGCATCAGAATCACTGCGGAGAGCGCACGCGGCGGCGGCCTGACGCTCATCACGCAGAAACGTAAAACGACGTCATGGCGACGCGTCGGCGAGGATGTGCAAGTGACCGACTTGCACCACCATCAGGCGCGGGCGGTATTCGAAAGGGCGAATAGTCTGGCCGTCAGCTGACTTACAGCCAAATCTATGGCGCGATCTCGCTCAGCTGTGGCGAAGTTAAAGGTCGTATCGCTGCAGAATTCCTCCGACGCCTCGAACCGTGCCGAAGTACCCACTCCCGCAGGGATAAGTGCTCCCGCCTGCGCTAAACCCCACACCTCTGCGCGGATGCGGCGCGGATTAACCCCATACTCATTGACAAGCGGCAAAACGACGTTTCCCCAGGCGTCTCGCTGCGCTTGATCCATGCATTCCCATAGCAGTTCGACCAGTACTTCGGCAGCCCAGGATTGCCGAGGTATAGTCCGGTCGGGGAGCCGAGAGATGCACAGCATCAGCAGGGCACCCTGTGGTGAAAGCGTGTTCACAGTCAGCTCCTTGCCTTGTTTGAACCTGCTCGGGAGCCTCGTGCCTTAGCTTGCCTCACCTTGCAAGGCGCCGCAAGGCCAGAATGAGCGAGCTTCGAATATATGTTCGAATCGTTATGACGTGGTTGGCGAGGCGGCTGCTTACTTCGAAGGTGCCGACGTGCAGCTCCTGATCGGCGCGGTCTTCTGCTCGCAGCCTGGGGCCGGGAGGATCGGTGCGCGGCTCACACTTGACGCAGCGGGTGCGTAGGCGAGATTCTCCCGGCTCACGCACCGTCGTGTCCGAAGGGTCCGTAGGCCATCGAACAAATCGGCCTACCGACCTTCTCGCGCTAGTTACCGACGAGACCGTGCCATCGGGCCCGCGACTAGAGAGGACGTTCTACGGTGCAACTGCTGAACGGCAACCCATGGCCTGAGCTGTTCGGGCAATGTCGGCGTGACGCATTCCACCTGGAGGTGCGCGACTCGAATGCGGTTGCGAACGAGTCCGAACCATTCCGCCGGTTTCTCGACGGCGAACCCGACGATAGCGAGTGGTTCGAGCCGTGGGCACGCCTCGTGCGGGAGACGACGGGTCGCGGCGTGAAGATGACCCGCGTGCGAGTTGTCACTGTTCCGCATGCCGACTACCAGCGATGGTTGCTGGCCTTGTCCGAGCTGAACGTTGCAGCCGGCGAGGACATCCGTTACCTGCCTCGCCACTCAGGGGGCGCGAGTTCCATTCCACTAGATGATTTCTGGCTGCTGGATGATGTCCGGGCCGTCTTCAATCTTGTGAACGAGGAGGGCAGCGCGGCAGGCGCGGCCGCACTGACGGTTGACCCGGCAGTTGTCAGGCTCTGTCGGGGCGCAAAAGAGCGGCTCTGGCAGCTGGCCACGCCGTACGCCGAATATGTGTCCGGGATCGGTACTTGACGGTGATCGGCTCGATCCGCGTCTAACTGGCGGGGTCGTACGCGAACGCCCGCACCTCTTGCGCGCATCGGCAGGCAGTCGCGAGTTTCGCCGCCCATTCCAGCCGCCTCGGGGGAAGGTAGCTCGAAGACCGCGTAGCCGCCCTCGAGCTGCTTTGTCTGCGGGTAGGTGCCCTCGGTCACGATGCCGTCCTCGCCGACCAGCACGGGCGGAACGTTGTCGTCGATGCCACCGCCGAACACCCAGACGCCGGCGGCTTTCGCTTCCTCCACCACCGCGTGCGCCGCGTCCGACACTGCGGGTAGCTCCTCGTCGGGAACGATCATGGCGGCACTCGGGAACGAGATCAGATACTTCGTCATGTAGCGACTCCCTCCTGTTTCAGGATCGGACTCAGCCGCGTGCGCTGGCTCTGGCGCGGTGGGAACTTCTTGCCGAGGAGCTTCTCAGCCTGGCGTCGCCGCGCCTCAACCTGTTCCGGGGACAACGTCACCTCGACAGCGTGCAACGGTTGCTGTGTCAACGCGCTCATCGCTGTCCTCCACGACTATTGCCTGAGTACGCCACATGCTACGCGCATCGTCCTAAGCGTTGGCCTAGGCGATTGTGGTGTTGTGTTCAAACGCGCGATGACCTCGGAGCTGCCCCTCACGCAGCTCCGAGGTCGTCGAGCCCAAGGCGGGGGGAATCAGCTCTCCTGCATAGGAATCCGAACCCCACGCTCCCGCGCGACATCAGCCGCATGCTCATACCCGGCATCCACATGCCGGATCACACCCATGCCGGGATCATTGGTCAGCACCCGCTCCAGCTTCTGCGCCGCGAGTTCGGTGCCGTCGGCGATACACACTTGACCGGCGTGGATGGAACGTCCCATGCCGACGCCGCCGCCGTGGTGGATGGACACCCACGAAGCCCCGGAGGCGGTGTTGAGGAGCGCGTTGAGCAGCGGCCAGTCGGCGATGGCGTCGGAACCATCTGCCATGGCTTCGGTTTCGCGGTACGGCGAGGCGACCGAACCGGAGTCCAGATGGTCGCGGCCGATGGCGACGGGCGCGGAAAGCTCCCCGGACGCCACCATTTCGTTGAACTTCAGCCCCGCGCGATGACGTTCGCCGTAGCCGAGCCAGCAGATGCGCGCGGGCAGGCCCTCGAACTTCACCTTTTCGCCTGCCATGGTGATCCACCGCTTGAGGTGCTCGTTCTCCGGGAACAGCTCGAGAATCGCCTTATCGGTGGCGGCGATGTCCTTCGGATCACCCGACAGCGCAGCCCAGCGGAACGGGCCGAGGCCCTCCTCGAACAGCGGGCGGATGTAGGCGGGAACGAATCCGGGGAACTCGAAGGCGCGGGCGTAGCCACCCTTGCGGGCTTCGTCGCGGATGGAGTTGCCGTAGTCGAAGACCTCCGCGCCCTTGTCCATGAAGCCGACCATGGCTTCGACGTGCTTGGCCATCGAGGCCTGCGCCTCGGTGGTGAACCAGCCCGGATCCTTGTCGGCGAGCTTGTGCCAATCCTCGAGCGCGACGCCGATGGGCAGGTAGGACAGCGGGTCGTGGGCCGAGGTCTGGTCGGTGACGATGTCGATCGGCGCGTCCATTTCCAGCAGCTGCGGGAAGATCTCGGCG
This genomic interval carries:
- a CDS encoding amino acid permease, producing MNKTAEVLTRGLNARHIRFIALGSAIGTGLFYGSAEAIHRAGPSVLLAYLIGGAAIYIVLRALGEMAVSNPVSGSFGEYASKHLGPLAGFMTGWTYTFEMIIVCLADVTAFGVYMGLWFPDVPRWIWVLSIIFFIGAINLLHVKVFGEVEFWFSLVKIVAIVAMIAGGIAILIFGFGVHDTSTGVSHLWAEGGFFPEGFGGFVACFAIVMFAFGGTEIIGITAGEAENPERTIPRAINTVPVRIILFYVLTLAVIMAINPWQTISGESSPFVQIFQGLGIGPAATVLNIVVITAALSAINSDIFGAGRMMFGMAQRGQAPAVMKQVSRNGVPWMTVVIMTVTLLVGVLLNYLIPDKVFLVIASIATFATIFVWLMILLSHYRSRRRMSAEEVAELKFPVPFWPYGQLITIGFLVFVIGVIAFDTDSRVALVVGVVWLVLLFIAYRRWVRPEPEQEGVPVAEPVTEPA
- the hutH gene encoding histidine ammonia-lyase; amino-acid sequence: METLRRTERAAGDIAEAVVVGVGPVAAEDVVRVARHGAPVRLSEDALAALAESRKRIEALAADPKPVYGVSTGFGALAVRHIPLELRKQLQRSLVRSHAAGSGPEVEREVVRALMLLRLSTLATGRTGVRPQVAQVYADLLSAGITPVVHEFGSLGCSGDLAPLSHVALAAIGEGTVRDADGALMPAAQALAAAGIEPVELEEKEGLALINGTDGMLGMLVLACHDLRKLLQLADVTASMSVEGLLGTDKVFAADLQALRPQPGQAVAAANMTRLLANSPIVASHATPDCTVVQDAYSLRCAPQVAGGARDTLAHAERVAACELASAVDNPVVTLDGRVESNGNFHGAPVAYVLDFLAIVVADVASISERRTDRFLDKARNHGLPPFLADDPGVDSGHMIAQYTQAAIVSELKRLAAPASVDSIPSSAMQEDHVSMGWSAARKLRRALDGLTRVLAIEALTAARALDLRAPLEPSPATGAVRAVLREHVEGPGPDRHLSPEIEKAVALAASGALLAGAESVIGPLD
- a CDS encoding serine/threonine-protein kinase codes for the protein MNQSERQLTLNYECLHSMPSGLREVRVWWDPVLENWLVGKRIDLSEVHDGADLVEPRVMEMIDHPNVVKVRSVATVAGFPAPMRVVEVLMPYYEKGSITDALDADEHFTVGQAMRIIRAALQGLAEMHERYGILHRDVKSPNLFLTGDAQTVKIGDLGLAGAMDESGRAPCVNAPQLYAPPELLTGGGLTRAADLYSLGVVLLELLRGKFDYDSYSKTHTVDSLLKGQSPLRAEDLSLPVWVCRSLRKIVQKAMDPEPSRRFQSAREMSDQIARVKSADWQQTASETWEAPFLGNGRVRIRITAESARGGGLTLITQKRKTTSWRRVGEDVQVTDLHHHQARAVFERANSLAVS
- a CDS encoding DUF6879 family protein produces the protein MQLLNGNPWPELFGQCRRDAFHLEVRDSNAVANESEPFRRFLDGEPDDSEWFEPWARLVRETTGRGVKMTRVRVVTVPHADYQRWLLALSELNVAAGEDIRYLPRHSGGASSIPLDDFWLLDDVRAVFNLVNEEGSAAGAAALTVDPAVVRLCRGAKERLWQLATPYAEYVSGIGT
- the hutU gene encoding urocanate hydratase, whose amino-acid sequence is MTEASTPPGSGPRPVAAAHGSELSALGWQQEGALRMLMNNLDPEVAERPDDLVVYGGTGRAVRSWEAFDAIVRTLKTLKSDETLLVQSGKPVGVFRTNEWAPRVLLANSNLVGDWANWEEFRKLEQLGLIMYGQMTAGSWIYIGSQGILQGTYETFGAVARKRFGGTLAGTITLTAGMGGMGGAQPLAVTMNDGVAICVDCDPARIDRRIDHGYLDTKVDTVQDALDLAIKMRDERKPLSIGLVGNAAEIFPQLLEMDAPIDIVTDQTSAHDPLSYLPIGVALEDWHKLADKDPGWFTTEAQASMAKHVEAMVGFMDKGAEVFDYGNSIRDEARKGGYARAFEFPGFVPAYIRPLFEEGLGPFRWAALSGDPKDIAATDKAILELFPENEHLKRWITMAGEKVKFEGLPARICWLGYGERHRAGLKFNEMVASGELSAPVAIGRDHLDSGSVASPYRETEAMADGSDAIADWPLLNALLNTASGASWVSIHHGGGVGMGRSIHAGQVCIADGTELAAQKLERVLTNDPGMGVIRHVDAGYEHAADVARERGVRIPMQES